The following coding sequences lie in one Musa acuminata AAA Group cultivar baxijiao chromosome BXJ3-1, Cavendish_Baxijiao_AAA, whole genome shotgun sequence genomic window:
- the LOC135628200 gene encoding glutathione S-transferase U17-like yields the protein MAPGAGEVRLIGAWPSSFVLRPRVALNLKGVEYEFLQEKFGEKSELLLRSNPVYKKIPVLLHHDKPVCESMIIVEYVDGAWANSGHAILPADPYERALHRFWAFYIDDKWFPSMFGIAKAETEEAKAESAEQAWAGLKLLEEAFEKLSKGKAFFGGDTIGYVDIALGSYLGWAKVIEQMTGLKLFDEEKTPLLAVWAERFCTHEAVKEVMPETEKLMEFAKMRLGK from the exons atgGCACCGGGGGCAGGAGAAGTGAGGCTGATCGGGGCGTGGCCGAGCTCCTTCGTGCTGCGCCCCAGGGTCGCCCTGAACCTGAAGGGGGTGGAGTACGAGTTCCTGCAGGAGAAGTTCGGGGAGAAGAGCGAGCTGCTTCTGAGATCTAACCCTGTGTACAAGAAGATCCCCGTCCTCCTCCACCACGACAAGCCCGTCTGCGAGTCGATGATCATCGTGGAGTACGTCGACGGGGCCTGGGCTAATTCCGGCCACGCCATCTTGCCGGCCGACCCCTACGAGCGCGCCCTCCACCGCTTCTGGGCCTTCTACATCGACGACAAG TGGTTCCCGTCAATGTTCGGCATCGCAAAGGCTGAAACAGAGGAGGCCAAGGCCGAATCCGCAGAGCAAGCGTGGGCCGGGCTGAAGCTGCTCGAGGAGGCGTTTGAGAAGCTGAGCAAGGGCAAAGCCTTCTTCGGCGGGGACACCATCGGTTACGTCGACATCGCTCTCGGTTCCTACCTGGGATGGGCGAAGGTGATCGAGCAGATGACCGGCCTCAAGTTGTTCGACGAGGAGAAGACGCCTCTGCTCGCGGTTTGGGCGGAGAGGTTCTGCACCCATGAGGCCGTGAAGGAGGTGATGCCGGAGACGGAGAAGCTGATGGAGTTCGCCAAGATGCGTCTGGGGAAATAG
- the LOC135628790 gene encoding glutathione S-transferase U17-like produces the protein MAAAAGEVRLIGAWPSPFVLRPRVALNLKGVEYEFLQEKFGEKSELLLRSNPVYKKVPVLLHHDKPVCESMIIVEYVDGAWANSGHAILPADPYERALHRFWAVYIDDKWFPSMFGIAKAETEEAEAESAEQARAGLKLLEEAFEKLSKGKAFFGGDTIGYVDIALGAHLGWAKVIEQMTGLKLFDEEKTPLLAVWAERFCNHEAVKEVMPETEKLMEYAMMRLGK, from the exons atggcAGCGGCGGCAGGAGAAGTGAGGCTGATCGGGGCGTGGCCGAGCCCGTTCGTGCTGCGCCCGAGGGTCGCCCTGAACCTGAAGGGGGTGGAGTACGAGTTCCTGCAGGAGAAGTTCGGGGAGAAGAGCGAGCTGCTTCTGAGATCCAACCCTGTGTACAAGAAGGTCCCCGTCCTCCTCCACCACGACAAGCCCGTCTGCGAGTCGATGATCATCGTGGAGTACGTCGACGGGGCCTGGGCTAATTCCGGCCACGCCATCTTGCCAGCCGACCCCTACGAGCGCGCCCTCCACCGCTTCTGGGCCGTCTACATCGACGACAAG TGGTTCCCGTCAATGTTCGGCATCGCAAAGGCTGAAACAGAGGAGGCCGAGGCCGAATCCGCGGAGCAAGCGCGGGCCGGGCTGAAGCTGCTCGAGGAGGCGTTCGAGAAGCTGAGCAAAGGCAAAGCCTTCTTCGGCGGGGACACCATCGGCTACGTCGACATCGCCCTCGGCGCCCACCTGGGGTGGGCGAAGGTGATCGAGCAGATGACCGGCCTCAAGTTGTTCGACGAGGAGAAGACGCCTCTGCTCGCGGTTTGGGCGGAGAGGTTCTGCAACCACGAGGCCGTGAAGGAGGTGATGCCGGAGACGGAGAAGCTGATGGAGTACGCCATGATGCGTCTGGGGAAATAG
- the LOC135629126 gene encoding glutathione S-transferase U17-like: MAAAAGEVRLIGWWPSPFVLRPRVALNLKGVVYEFLQEKIGEKSELLLRSNPVYKKVPVLLHHDKPVCESMIIVEYVDGAWANSGHAILPADPYERALHRFWAVYIDDKWFPSMFGIAKAETEVAEAESAEQAWAGLKLLEEAFEKLSKGKAFFGGDTIGYVDIALGSYLGWAKVIEQMTGLKLFDEEKTPLLAVWAERFCTHEAVKEVMPETEKLMEFAKMRLGK; the protein is encoded by the exons atggcagcggcagcaggagaAGTGAGGCTGATCGGGTGGTGGCCGAGCCCGTTCGTGCTGCGCCCGAGGGTCGCCCTGAACCTGAAGGGGGTGGTGTACGAGTTCCTGCAGGAGAAGATCGGGGAGAAGAGCGAGCTGCTTCTGAGATCCAACCCTGTGTACAAGAAGGTCCCCGTCCTCCTCCACCACGACAAGCCCGTCTGCGAGTCGATGATCATCGTGGAGTACGTCGACGGGGCCTGGGCTAATTCCGGGCACGCCATCTTGCCGGCCGACCCCTACGAGCGCGCCCTCCACCGCTTCTGGGCCGTCTACATCGACGACAAG TGGTTCCCGTCAATGTTCGGCATCGCAAAGGCTGAAACAGAGGTGGCCGAGGCCGAATCCGCAGAGCAAGCGTGGGCCGGGCTGAAGCTGCTCGAGGAGGCGTTTGAGAAGCTGAGCAAGGGCAAAGCCTTCTTCGGCGGGGACACCATCGGTTACGTCGACATCGCTCTCGGTTCCTACCTGGGATGGGCGAAGGTGATCGAGCAGATGACCGGCCTCAAGTTGTTCGACGAGGAGAAGACGCCTCTGCTCGCGGTTTGGGCGGAGAGGTTCTGCACCCATGAGGCCGTGAAGGAAGTGATGCCGGAGACGGAGAAGCTGATGGAGTTCGCCAAGATGCGTCTGGGGAAATAG
- the LOC135628199 gene encoding glutathione S-transferase U17-like produces the protein MATAEGVEVKLIGTWPGPFVLRARIALNLKGVEYEFLHEKSGEKSELLLRSNPVYKKIPVLLHHGKPICESMIIVEYVDEAWPGAGRAILPADPYERALHRFWAAYIDDKLNPSGAALSKAQTEEAKGEAAGQVIAGLKLLDEAFGRLSKGNGFFGGDDIGYVDIALGCFLGWLKVMEKTSGVKFIDEEKMPLLARWAERFCAHEAVKAVMPEPERLEEFARKRAAGAKTPPAN, from the exons ATGGCAACGGCAGAGGGAGTAGAGGTGAAGCTGATCGGGACATGGCCGGGCCCGTTCGTGCTGCGTGCGAGGATCGCGCTGAACCTGAAGGGGGTGGAGTACGAGTTCCTGCACGAGAAGTCTGGGGAGAAGAGTGAGCTGCTTCTGAGATCCAACCCCGTATACAAGAAAATCCCCGTCCTCCTCCACCACGGCAAGCCCATCTGCGAGTCAATGATCATCGTGGAGTACGTCGACGAGGCCTGGCCCGGCGCCGGCCGTGCCATCTTGCCGGCCGACCCCTACGAGCGCGCTCTCCACCGGTTCTGGGCCGCGTACATCGATGACAAG TTGAACCCATCGGGGGCTGCGTTATCGAAGGCGCAGACGGAGGAGGCCAAGGGGGAAGCAGCGGGGCAGGTGATCGCGGGGCTGAAGCTACTGGATGAGGCATTCGGGAGACTGAGCAAAGGAAACGGATTCTTCGGAGGGGACGACATCGGATACGTCGACATCGCCTTGGGGTGCTTCCTGGGGTGGCTGAAGGTCATGGAGAAGACTAGTGGTGTGAAGTTCATCGACGAGGAGAAGATGCCTCTGCTTGCGAGGTGGGCGGAGAGGTTCTGCGCCCACGAGGCAGTGAAGGCGGTGATGCCGGAGCCAGAGAGGTTAGAGGAGTTCGCTAGGAAGCGTGCCGCCGGTGCCAAAACTCCTCCGGCAAACTAA